A window of Apium graveolens cultivar Ventura chromosome 8, ASM990537v1, whole genome shotgun sequence contains these coding sequences:
- the LOC141676795 gene encoding jasmonate-induced oxygenase 2-like: MSCVRDWPEPIVRVQSLSETGLSAIPERYIKPISDRPSSNFSVITDQNIPIIDFSGMYGDETLRAKTLSEISDACRNWGFFQAVNHGVSPELMDRARQLWREFFYQPMEVKQGYANSPKTYEGYGSRLGIEKGAILDWSDYYFLHCLPCNLKDHNKWPAQPSSLRETIDEYSKQVVKFGGEMMKALSINLGLSEDYLQKAFGSEDIGACLRVNFYPKCPQPDLTLGLSPHSDPGGMTLLLPDQNVAGLQVRRNDGWITVKPAAHAFIVNIGDQIQVLSNDIYKSVEHRVMVNSNKERISLAFFYNPKSDLLIEPAKELVTPQRPAMYSPMTFDEYRLFIRLRGTKGKAQVDSLKSPR, encoded by the exons ATGAGTTGTGTAAGAGACTGGCCGGAGCCAATTGTCCGTGTCCAATCCTTGTCCGAAACTGGACTCTCTGCCATCCCCGAGCGTTACATAAAGCCTATTTCGGATAGACCATCTTCAAATTTTTCAGTTATAACCGATCAGAATATACCCATAATTGATTTTTCTGGCATGTACGGAGATGAAACTCTTCGTGCAAAAACATTGAGTGAAATATCAGATGCGTGTCGCAATTGGGGGTTTTTTCAAGCTGTGAATCATGGTGTTAGTCCTGAACTAATGGACCGAGCACGACAACTCTGGCGTGAGTTCTTTTATCAACCGATGGAAGTGAAGCAAGGGTACGCGAATTCGCCAAAGACTTATGAAGGGTATGGAAGTAGGCTAGGGATTGAGAAAGGAGCCATTCTTGATTGGAGTGATTATTATTTTCTTCATTGTCTTCCTTGCAACTTGAAGGATCATAACAAATGGCCCGCTCAACCTTCTTCTCTCAG AGAAACCATCGATGAATACTCGAAACAAGTAGTGAAATTTGGCGGGGAAATGATGAAGGCGTTGTCGATAAACCTTGGATTATCCGAAGATTATCTTCAAAAGGCATTTGGCAGTGAAGAtataggagcttgcttaagggtAAATTTTTACCCAAAATGTCCGCAACCAGACCTGACCTTAGGTCTTTCCCCACATTCTGACCCGGGAGGAATGACACTTCTCCTCCCGGATCAGAATGTAGCCGGACTTCAAGTCCGACGAAATGATGGTTGGATCACCGTCAAACCAGCAGCTCATGCGTTTATTGTCAATATTGGTGATCAAATACAG GTATTAAGTAACGACATATACAAAAGCGTGGAGCACAGAGTGATGGTGAATTCAAACAAAGAAAGAATATCTCTGGCTTTCTTCTACAATCCCAAGAGTGATTTGCTGATAGAGCCTGCAAAGGAGCTGGTGACGCCACAAAGACCTGCAATGTATTCCCCAATGACTTTTGATGAATACAGACTTTTCATTAGGTTGAGAGGTACTAAGGGTAAAGCCCAAGTCGACTCTTTAAAATCTCCTAGATGA